A stretch of the Vigna radiata var. radiata cultivar VC1973A chromosome 7, Vradiata_ver6, whole genome shotgun sequence genome encodes the following:
- the LOC106768543 gene encoding uncharacterized protein LOC106768543 — translation MASKLQQLQSKACQASQFVAKHGSNYYRQLLEQNKQYIQEPPTVEKCNLLSKQLFYTRLASIPGRTESFWKELDYAKNLWKNRKDLKVEDAGIAALFGLECFAWFCAGEILGRGFTFTGYYV, via the exons ATGGCGTCAAAGTTGCAGCAGCTGCAGTCCAAAGCATGTCAAGCATCTCAATTTGTAGCCAAACACGGAAGTAACTACTACAGGCAATTGTTGGAGCAGAACAAGCAATACATTCAGGAGCCTCCTACAGTAGAGAAATGCAACCTGCTTTCAAAACAATTGTTTTACACCCGTCTTGCTAG TATTCCGGGTCGTACAGAGTCATTCTGGAAGGAACTTGATTATGCCAAGAATTTATGGAAGAACAGGAAAGACCTAAAGGTGGAAGATGCAGGTATTGCTGCTTTGTTCGGCCTGGAATGCTTTGCATGGTTTTGCGCTGGTGAGATTCTTGGAAGGGGATTTACTTTCACCGGTTATTATGTCTGA
- the LOC106769552 gene encoding inactive protein kinase SELMODRAFT_444075, with translation MSSQKGRHEEEMGTSETTGKVVVVAVKASRDISRTALVWALTHVVQPGDCIKLLVVIPALSSSKRVWGFSRFTTDCASSNWRSSLGTASDQKEVITKSCSQLVLQLHDFYDPEKIKIRVKILSGSSCGGVAAEAKRVESSWVILDKKLKHEKKYCMEQLHCNIVMMKRSRPKILRLNLNSSPKMELNMGCSLKLGRSLKDNSGHGGIIRGPAVTPASSPEQGSPPLTATDVGTSSISSSDPATSPFFHSDNYERQRRGFTFVHEGLTNLEDIESDSESEKLSISSKSSYFQPWIANVICMDGDFSKHEDNVQRSSDKTLTTAYEALLQKFSKLDEDPILGMLNCKIDVNLSKSVREAISLAKGSPPGPPPLCSICQHKAPVFGNPPRWFTFAELQLATGGFSQANFLAEGGFGSVHRGVLHDGQVIAVKQYKLASTQGDKEFCSEVEVLSCAQHRNVVMLIGFCVENGRRMLVYEYICNGSLDSHLYRRKQNVLEWSARQKIAVGAARGLRYLHEECRVGCIVHRDMRPNNILLTHDFEALVGDFGLARWQPDGDMGVETRVIGTFGYLAPEYAQSGQITEKADVYSFGIVLLELITGRKAVDINRPKGQQCLSEWARPLLEKEAIYKLVDPSLRNCYVDQEVYRMLQCSSLCIGRDPHLRPRMSQVLRMLEGDILL, from the exons ATGAGCAGCCAAAAGGGTCGTCATGAAGAAGAGATGGGCACCTCAGAAACCACCGGGAAAGTGGTTGTGGTTGCAGTTAAAGCTTCCAGAGATATTTCAAGGACTGCTCTGGTGTGGGCTTTGACTCATGTTGTTCAACCAGGGGATTGCATTAAGCTGTTGGTGGTCATTCCGGCTCTTTCTTCAA GCAAGAGGGTATGGGGATTTTCAAGATTTACCACCGACTGTGCCTCCAGTAATTGGAGATCCAGTTTAGGAACTGCTTCAGATCAGAAAGAAGTTATAACAAAATCCTGTTCTCAGTTAGTGCTTCAACTCCATGATTTTTACGATCCAGAGAAG ATAAAGATCAGAGTGAAGATTCTTTCTGGTTCTTCATGTGGAGGTGTCGCCGCAGAGGCCAAGAGAGTTGAGTCAAGCTGGGTTATATTGGACAA AAAGTTGaagcatgaaaagaaatacTGCATGGAGCAGCTGCATTGCAATATTGTAATGATGAAGCGGTCTAGGCCAAAGATTCTGCGCTTGAATTTGAACAGTTCACCTAAGATGGAACTGAACATGGGTTGTTCATTGAAACTTGGAAGAAGCTTGAAAGACAACAGTGGACATGGAGGTATAATTAGAGGTCCAGCTGTTACTCCTGCTAGCAGTCCCGAACAAGGGTCACCACCACTGACTGCAACTGATGTTggaacatcatcaatatcaagcTCAGATCCTGCTACTTCCCCATTTTTTCACTCTGACAACTATGAGAGACAAAGGAGAGGTTTCACCTTCGTTCACGAGGGACTGACAAACCTAGAGGATATTGAGTCTGACTCCGAGAGCGAAAAGCTTAGCATTTCGTCCAAGAGTTCATATTTTCAGCCATGGATTGCGAATGTGATTTGCATGGATGGTGATTTCTCAAAGCATGAAGACAACGTGCAAAGATCCAGCGACAAGACTTTGACCACTGCCTATGAAGCTTTGCTTCAGAAATTCTCAAAGTTGGATGAAGATCCTATACTGGGAATGCTTAACTGTAAAATTGACGTGAACTTGAGCAAAAGTGTTAGAGAAGCAATTTCACTGGCTAAAGGTTCACCTCCTGGGCCTCCTCCACTGTGCTCCATTTGTCAGCACAAGGCACCGGTGTTCGGCAATCCACCAAGGTGGTTTACATTTGCTGAATTGCAGCTTGCCACCGGTGGTTTTTCACAAGCAAACTTCTTGGCAGAAGGTGGTTTTGGTTCTGTACACCGTGGAGTTCTGCATGACGGACAAGTGATTGCTGTGAAACAGTATAAATTAGCCAGCACTCAAGGAGATAAAGAGTTTTGCTCAGAAGTTGAGGTCTTAAGCTGTGCACAACATCGCAATGTTGTGATGCTAATTGGGTTCTGTGTGGAGAACGGAAGAAGAATGCTGGTTTATGAATACATCTGCAATGGCTCTCTGGATTCTCATCTCTACA GACGAAAGCAGAATGTTCTGGAATGGTCTGCAAGACAAAAGATTGCAGTTGGAGCAGCACGTGGTTTGAGATACCTTCATGAAGAATGTAGAGTGGGTTGTATTGTGCACCGTGACATGCGGCCCAATAATATCCTTCTAACTCATGATTTTGAAGCTTTG GTGGGAGATTTTGGACTTGCTAGGTGGCAGCCAGATGGAGACATGGGTGTGGAAACCAGAGTCATAGGAACATTTGG GTATTTGGCGCCAGAATACGCTCAGAGTGGTCAAATTACTGAAAAAGCTGATGTGTACTCGTTTGGGATAGTACTGCTTGAACTCATCACAGGAAGAAAAGCAGTGGATATAAATCGCCCCAAAGGCCAACAATGTCTCAGTGAATGg
- the LOC106768542 gene encoding inorganic pyrophosphatase 2, producing the protein MGGSVAATVVFDFDRTIIDDDSDRWIITELGLTHLFNQLRQTMPWTSLMDRIMEELHSNGITVDHIAECLKRTPLHPNIVSAIKSAHALGCDLRIISDANMFSIRTILEHHGLLGCFSQINTNPGFVDNEGRLRVTPFHDSAVSPHACSLCPPNMCKGLVIAQIRGSFPGNERKIIYLGDGIGDYCPTLRLKGGDFVMPRKNYPLWNQIQSDPKLVAAEVHDWSNGEELESILLNLINKITPTSC; encoded by the exons ATGGGCGGAAGCGTGGCGGCGACGGTGGTTTTCGACTTCGATCGAACCATAATCGACGATGACAGTGACAGATGGATCATCACTGAGTTGGGTCTCACTCACCTATTCAACCAACTCAGGCAAACCATGCCTTGGACCTCTCTCATG GATAGGATCATGGAGGAGCTCCACTCGAACGGAATCACTGTCGATCACATTGCAGAGTGCCTTAAAAGAACCCCCTTGCATCCCAACATTGTTTCAGCCATCAAATCTGCACACGCTCTTGG GTGTGATTTGAGGATAATCAGTGACGCAAATATGTTCTCCATTAGGACCATTCTGGAACACCATGGTTTATTAGGTTGCTTTTCACAGATTAATACAAATCCTGGTTTTGTAGATAATGAAGGACGTCTTCGTGTCACTCCCTTTCATGATTCAGCAGTGTCTCCTCATGCTTGTTCCCTCTGCCCTCCCAATATGTGCAAG GGTTTAGTGATAGCCCAAATTCGAGGTTCATTTCctggaaatgaaagaaaaattatctaCCTTGGAGATGGAATAGGTGATTATTGCCCAACTTTGAGGCTGAAGGGAGGTGATTTTGTGATGCCAAGGAAAAATTATCCGCTCTGGAACCAGATTCAAAGTGACCCAAAATTAGTTGCTGCAGAAGTTCATGATTGGAGCAATGGGGAGGAGTTGGAGAGCATTCTACTCAACCTCATCAACAAAATAACCCCCACTAGTTGCTAG